The DNA window ATGGGCAACAAATCTATCCTCTTCTGAGAAGCGAAACTTACACAGATGCCCAGCTTCCTTGAAGGTTGCAGTGAATCAGCTGCCAGACGGTTGTGTGCTGTTGAACACCACCACATTCCTATGCTTCCAAAGCTGCCAGCATACAAAAGGTGCAGGAAGGCGTCAGAGTGTAGGTCATGTAGCTTCGCCGGGTTGTTCAAGGACCAGAGCATTCTGACCTGCACATTTGTCACATCGATGCCAATGtgagtatttttttttctttgatttGAAACAATAATCAAGAGCGTTGAATCATTTTTGTTTGAGAAGCAAGGCTTGTGAGTACATTTGACATGATGTAACCAATCCTTCTTGGCTACAAACTTCGTCAAACTTAGGGTTATTGGACTTTGGGCAGCTGAAAATCCCTATATTTTAGGGTGGATGGAGTACTAGCTAGTGcgttttctttcctcctattcgAATACCACTTTTTGATATTTTCCTCTtttttaattatttctatgttttCTCACCGCATGCTTTAATTTTGTTCAATAAATTGAGGTGCTATGAAATTCGGGCTGTCAAGGGATCTACTATCTTTCACTGTCACAAAATGTAAGGCTAAAGTTGGCTGCAGCAAGGTTGTCATCTCTATGACTATTATATATGGGAGATTTGATATGTCATGTCAGCTATAGACTTGAAGTTATATGAATGTCTAACAAATGGCAGCACAGATTGTTCAGAACTTTAAATATCAGTGGTTGGATCAGGCACATCATCGCTGTGATTTCGTTCGCACAGAGACCATGAGGGTTTGTTCGACAATTCTGGACCAATGAAATTAATGTGCCTTTagtatgtatatatactttgatgcAGAGTTGAGCTGGTAGCGTGACATCTTCTCTTGTAGCATAATCTGTTCATATCACTCTGTGTTGTCACTCTGCGTTCAAATGCACATGCCTCAGCAAACTGTAAAAGCATAGCTGCAAGTGCGCATGGACCTGGAAGCACATGGTGAGCAGCTGTTGCAGTTGCAGAGATTGAAGTTCCCCTGCCCAGTCGTGCAGCATGAGTGTTGGGACACAGTTGTGAGTCACGAAGGTCAGGGACCGGAGCAGTGACGAGAGCTAACGGTTAACGAATTTTGTGGATGATGTACAGGGAAAGAGGACGCCGGCCTCCGCCTAATCGGCCAATCAGGGCGGAGGACCGGAGGCCACGGCAAAGGAGCCCGGAGGAGGTCCGAAGCGGAGGCTCTGGCGGCCAGAGCGAAGGCGCCCGGAGGCCGTCAACGGCTTTGGCGGCACTTGCGAAGGCTACGGAGAGCCGACGCGCAAGTACGAGCGAAGGCCGCCCCAGACGAAGGCTCAAAGGGTCGAGGAACTTCCTGAAGGGCGGCGGTGCTGGGCCGTGGGCCGCAGACGGACTCACGGGTGCGGCCCATCAAGAAAAGGCGGTCGAAGAAGAAGGCACCCAAATTACCCTTAAcggtttgtgttagtgcaagaataTTCCGAGGATGTAATGTAACCGTTAAGGTACAGAATTATAAAGAGTAACCTTAGCAAGCAATGCCCTATAAAAGAAGAGCACAAACTCTGTACAGGGGTAGCTGAATGCATTTATGAAATCCTAAGTTGGTCTAGACCCACCTTCCACCTGATACGCCTTCGCCTGAGGCACCTGTCCAGGCGAAGACTTCGGCACTCTCCTTCTAGTCCCACCTGCTCCGTTTTCCAACAATGAGAATAGCAGAGCAAGCGAACACAGTCAGAAGACCGGAGGCATGTGACATGTGAGGCTCCTCAAGCTCTCTGGCAGCACGGGTGGACTTCATCTCCAATGGCTCGGAGTGTTGTCATGTGTCTGCAGCAGCTCCCACCCACGTCCAAATCCTAACCCTGTCATCTCATCCCCCGTAGCCCAAGCTTGTTCATTCCGGTGACTGAAATTGGAGTAGGAAGAGGACGCCAGCAGGCTCGGCACAGGCATTGGCCTGGCAATTGCAGCAGTTGCTCGCTGCTCTCGGACGACTGCAGGTTCTCCAGTGACAAAGGCATGTGTGGCTTGACCTTCAACTTAGCACAGTCAAGTTGACAATGCTTCCTTAAGCCTTCGACGCTGAAGGAATACGCTGCTCTTTTGGATGACAAAACGGTGGCACATTTCGTCGAACGGGGTGGAGCGCACTGCTCCATCCACCGTTTGCCGCGATCGCCAGCAACGCCCAACTGTCGTCGCCGTTGCTTGCACGCTCCCGGTCCTACCCGCCACCCGCGCCACCTCCGGTGCCGCGTGGTTGCCAAGGACGCGCAGTCAGGCAAGCGCTTGGGCCGTGTCATGGCCTCATGACCAGGGAGGCAGCACTAAAATTAATCGATATGTTCATCACAACATTGTCTTATTGCGCTCTAAAGTGAACAAAACGAGACACTGAAAATATTAGTAATTTTAGTTAGTTGTAGATACTAAATACAAACTTCTAATACCTATATATGTCCTAAGATTTTAGGTTGTGCAGAAACATGGATTGATGAACTAGTTATAATAAATATTACAGTGTAGTATGGGATTTAGAATCTATATTTTAAAATACGAAAATACAGAAAAGATGTACATAAGCAATAGAGTTTCAACTTAATGCACTGAGAAAAAATGCACTAACTAATAGGATAAAATTAAGATTTCACAACACATGGGCTGTAACAAGTGTCAATAACCAAAATTAAAATTTCAACTAAACACCATACTAAAGATACATGGTGGTGTGGTGTAATGGAGTACTATGCATATATTTGGAAAAAGGCAAATAGAATAACTGCTAATCAAAGTTTATCATGACTCAGTAGAGATTACATGGTGTCTACATGGGTATTATGTTATAAAGTGATGAACATAGTTGATCAAAGTTTtgcatggtgaatgccaagcacTTCCTCCTCACTTGCCAACGAAGCATCAATACccattaatatatatatacacgagGGATGTGGGCAATGACGTGCCAGTCGACCTTATTTCTGTCGTATCGCCTCTTCAGATCAGGGCAGTTATAGATGCCCAATTGTTGTAATGCGGTGAGGCCTTGTATCTGCTCTGGCAAGGATGTGAGGAGCCGGCAGTATGAGATGGATAGCTCTTCCAGGGAGGAGAGGCGGCCCATGGATTGAGGAAGGCAGGTCAGGGCGTCCAAACCGGTAATCTCCAGTCTGCATAGAGACAGGAGCTCTCCCAGACATTCAGGCAACAGGCGTAGTTTAGTGCACCATGCTATTACCAGGCTCTTGAGGGAGATGATGTGGCCCAATGATTGGGGAAGGCTTTCCATGCTTCTGTAGCCACCGATGGTCAATTTTTGCAGAGAACAAAGTCGGTCAAACGATCGGGGAAGGCTGTTAACAGTAGGGCAGCGTTCGATGATCATCTCTTGCAGAGAACAGAGTTGATCAACTGATTGAGGAATGCTGCTCAGACTATCGCAGCTATCGATGATCATTTGTTGCAGAGAGAGGAGTTGGCCCATTGACTGTGGGAGGCTGGTCAAGCTATGGCAGTAGGTAATGCTTAATTTCTGCAAAGACTGGAGTTCTTGAAGCCATTCAGGCAGCATGCCGAGAGCAGAGCATGAGTAGATATTCAGAGACTGGAGGGACGTGAGGCTCCGCATGCTCTCTGGTAGCTCGGTTAGGCCATTGCACTTCGAAATCTCCAAAGACTCAAGTGCTGTCATTTGTTGCAGCAGTACCCACCCACACCCAGATTGCAATCCAAGGGGTGGTGGTGATCCTGATGATGATATCACCATCTTCCGTAGTGTAAGCTCCTTGAGGTGGCTAAAACTGAATGAAGACGGAAAACTAGAGGATGAAGAGGAGCCTTGGCCTTGGCCTGGCGATTGCAACAGTTGCTCGTTACTCCCTTCCAATAACAGGCGCTGCAGTGATGATGGGAAGTATGGCTTCACCAACAATTTAGTACATCCTATAATATGGATATCTGATAGGCAAGTACCAATTTGCATTTTGCCCTTCTCATTACCCAAGTTCATCTCTGTTACCATCCAAACTTCTTCCAATCTGGGCAGTCCGTCGGTAACTAACTTCATCAGAGAAGGAAATGGACCTCCATTTATGCTTTCAAGAGAAGTCAGTCGTGACAGTTCAAGATGTTCTAAACAAGGCAACTCCACAAGTCCCTCTAGATGCTTCATGTTTGGGAAATCTGATAGCTTCAACACGGTCAAAAATGGGAATTGATGCACACCTTCTCCCGCACCAACTTGCTTCAGCATCCATTGTGCGTATTTCCCATCTGCATATCCAGCAATATGTAGGTTTCTAATACCTGAGGGTGGTTCTAGACCATTTAGTACAGCGTGCTCCGTTTGAGCATTCACCTTATCCTCATCATTTGTCCTCCAATCAAGCTCTAGGGTCTGTAAGTTTGCCTTTTGTTTCAAGCATGTCCTGCACACCTCATCTGGGTCCATCACATTTGCAATACCTCTGataattaggttttcactcatcCTAACTATGTTTGTGAGCTCATAAATTTCTGAAGAGTTTTTCCCCTTTCCCACAACAAATGTGTTTAGATTTTGTAGTCGACTGAGCTGTCCAATACCTACCGGCATAGCTCTCAAATTATCACATCCTCTCGTGTTTAATACTTGAAGATTCTTCAAATTTCCGATGCCTTCAGGCAACTCTAGAATCTTACAACACCACCGAAGGTCCAAAAGCTCTAGATTTCCTAGAAAAACACGTGCTGTATATATGCCTAATATGTACGAAGATTACATATATGGCATGGAATTGAAGCATTCAAAGCACTTGTGCAGTGTCACAGTGGGATATCTCACTGCAGAAGGAGCCAACACCATATCTCAGGTTAAGTGTCTGAAATATCTTACTGTTTCAGAACTAAGTTGTAAAACACTTCCTGAGACTATCTCAAATGTTTGGAGCCTACAAGCACTTCGTGTAAATCACAGCTATTCACTTCGGGAGCTACCACAATCCATTGGTAAGCTGAAAAAGTTGAGAACACTAAGACTGTCACACTGTACAAACCTAAAGAGTTTACCAGAATCTATTGGTGATTGACAAATGATTTCAAGCATTGATCTTTGCAGTTGCAATGAGATTACAATGTTGCCAAACTCAATTGGCAAGCTACAGAGGTTAAGAACACTGAACCTATCCAGGTGCGAAGAGCTGAAAAGTTTACCGGATTCTATTGGTGATTGCCAAATGATCTCAAGCATTGATCTTTGCAATTGTGAGAAGCTTACAGTGTTGCCAGACTCTATTGGTAGAAATGAGAAGCTAAGAGTTTTGAGACTAATTTTTACCAAAATTGAGAGGCTTCCATCAATTATCACAACACTGAGAAATCTGGAGTGTTTAGACCTTCAGGGCTCTAGTGAGCTGGTAGATCTGCCTGAAGGCATCGGCAACTTGGAGAAGCTTCAAGTTCTGAACCTAAAAGATTGTAAAAAATTGGGAGGAATGCCTATTGGCATTGGACAGCTCAGTCGACTACAAAAGTTGGGCTTATTTGTTGTGGGTAAGGGAGAAAAGTTTGCAGGAATCTCAGAGCTTGCAAATGTATCTAGAATTGGTGAGGAACTAAGAATCAAAGGTATTTCACATGTGTTGGACCCGAATGATGCACACATGGCTTGCTTGAAAGTTGAAATAGAAAACAAACTTACAGAGGTTGGACCTAAGGTGGATGACTGATTTGGACCTAAGGTCGATGACTGATTTGGAAGATGTAAACACTGAGTTGGAGCAGGGTGTCCTTGATGGTCTGGAACTGCCACCTGGGATTAAAGAGCTGGAAATTCGTTGGTATTCAGGTAGGCAATATGCACGGTGGATGCAGAATCAAGTTGGTGGTGGAGTACGGGGCCCTGCTCCGTTCCCATTTTTTAGGGTGATGAGGCTATATAATTTCCCAAACTTGAAGAATGTACATGGGCTTGTAGAGTTGCCTTGTTTGGAGGAGCTTGAGCTATATCAGATGCCTTCTCTTGAGAGCATAAGTGGAGGCCCATTTCCTTCTCTGGTGAAGTTGGAGATGGATGACCTGCCTTGTTTGGGAGAGGTATGGATGGTATCAGAGGGGACCATGCCCGATGGAGAAGAGGGGGAAGGCTGCTGCAATTTCACACCTCAGTTGGGACAACTCCGAGTTGGTAATTGCCTAACAGAATTAGAGATTAGTGATTGTCCTATGTTGGAGGTCAAGCCGCACCTTCCTCTGTCGCTGCAGGACTTGCGGTTGTATAGGGTCGATGAGCAGCCGTTGCAGTCACTAGGCCAATGCAAGGGGTCCTCTTCGTCCCTCGGTTTTAGCCACCTGAAGAAGCTACAGGGCAAGGAAAacaatttcggcgaaatttcgcCGAAAAACCCGAAATTTCGTATGTTTCGGTGGGTCCCGAAAAAATCCCATGCCGGTCAAAATTTTCAGCTGGATTCGGCCTCCCCGCCTAAATCGCGCGCAAAAAGGCCCAGAACGCCGATTCCCGCCGTCCAGCCCACCATATAGTCCCCCGAAACCCTAAATCCACTCATTTTACTCCCCAAATCGACATTTGCTCCCGAGTCCCGACCGACACAGACACCCGCGGCACCAGCGCGTTGCCGGCGCCCGCCCTCACGCCTGCGCCGCACGCCCGCCCTCACGCCTGTGCCGCGCGGGTGGCCTCTCCCCGGCTCCCCGCCCGTGCCGACGGTGGTGACGGGGCTGCCGACGGTGGTGACGGGGGCACGGGGTTGCCGACGGTGGAGGACCTAAATCACAAGCGGGGAAGGCGGAGGAGCTGCCGACGGCGCGTCACTCCGGTCGCTGCCACAAGCGCAGGTGCAggccaccgccactgccactgccacctCCAGCAGCAGATAGTGAGTACCACTCTCGTGCGCTTCAGTTCCTGCAGGTTACAAATTCCGTTTTCAGTCTGA is part of the Miscanthus floridulus cultivar M001 chromosome 9, ASM1932011v1, whole genome shotgun sequence genome and encodes:
- the LOC136479139 gene encoding disease resistance protein TAO1-like, yielding MYEDYIYGMELKHSKHLCSVTVGYLTAEGANTISQVKCLKYLTVSELSCKTLPETISNVWSLQALRVNHSYSLRELPQSIGKLKNCNEITMLPNSIGKLQRLRTLNLSRCEELKSLPDSIGDCQMISSIDLCNCEKLTVLPDSIGRNEKLRVLRLIFTKIERLPSIITTLRNLECLDLQGSSELVDLPEGIGNLEKLQVLNLKDCKKLGGMPIGIGQLSRLQKLGLFVVGKGEKFAGISELANVSRIGEELRIKGISHVLDPNDAHMACLKVEIENKLTEVGPKVDD
- the LOC136479138 gene encoding disease resistance protein RPV1-like gives rise to the protein MPVGIGQLSRLQNLNTFVVGKGKNSSEIYELTNIVRMSENLIIRGIANVMDPDEVCRTCLKQKANLQTLELDWRTNDEDKVNAQTEHAVLNGLEPPSGIRNLHIAGYADGKYAQWMLKQVGAGEGVHQFPFLTVLKLSDFPNMKHLEGLVELPCLEHLELSRLTSLESINGGPFPSLMKLVTDGLPRLEEVWMVTEMNLGNEKGKMQIGTCLSDIHIIGCTKLLVKPYFPSSLQRLLLEGSNEQLLQSPGQGQGSSSSSSFPSSFSFSHLKELTLRKMVISSSGSPPPLGLQSGCGWVLLQQMTALESLEISKCNGLTELPESMRSLTSLQSLNIYSCSALGMLPEWLQELQSLQKLSITYCHSLTSLPQSMGQLLSLQQMIIDSCDSLSSIPQSVDQLCSLQEMIIERCPTVNSLPRSFDRLCSLQKLTIGGYRSMESLPQSLGHIISLKSLVIAWCTKLRLLPECLGELLSLCRLEITGLDALTCLPQSMGRLSSLEELSISYCRLLTSLPEQIQGLTALQQLGIYNCPDLKRRYDRNKVDWHVIAHIPRVYIY